The nucleotide sequence gtaaGTTCTAAATAAGTACTAAAATTGCAAACTTATTTTACTTGCGTAACGtatacaaataaatatttacaggTTGTCAGCCGGGTTATGTTGATAAGAACTTGATCTCCCGGTTGTTTACGATTGTCTGTGGTCTTTGGTCGTAAAATCATCGTTACATAAGAGGAGAGAGTGGAAAATTGATAAACTAAAGCCGGTCCTGGAATTTATTTACTGTTTCCCCAGTGCTTCAGTCAGCTGGCCATCTCAAGTTACTCTCCTGAGCTTCCTATcgctttgttttctttttttatctcCTCTTTTTTCTTGTGATAAGCAATACAGTGTCAGAGACAAGGAGAAAATGTCTTCCTTTGCCCTCGGAGCTACTTTCTGTCGTCAACTACTGGCGGGATTCAAGGTGAGTTGGCTGGTTttgggttgttttttttttcaaggcaTAGTGAATTCTGTTGATCTGGTTAGGTCTTCCGGAGTACTGGGCGCAATCTTAGTTTACTGGAGTATCAATCGAAGCAGTTGCTTGATGAGTGTGGAGTTTCTATCCAGAAATTCAGGGTACTCGCGGCTAAAAATGATGCTGGTCGTCTGAGTGACTTCCAAGTCCCTGAATATGTGGTCAAAGCTCAGATTTTGGCCGGTGGACGTGGTAAGGGGCATTTTGACAATGGTTTCAAGGGAGGAGTGCACATTACAAGGAAGTCTGATGAAGCTGTTTCCCTGGCGGACAAGATGTTAGGCCAAAAACTCATAACAAAGCAGACTCCTAAAGAGGGAATCCTCGTGAGGAAGGTCATGGTGGCGAAGAGTGTGGATATTGTGAGGGAGACATATCTCTGCATCCTCATGGATCGCGATCACAATGGACCGGTTTTGATTGCTTCTCCAGCTGGTGGGATGGATATTGAAGCTGTTGCCGAGGAGACTCCTGAGAAGATTAAAACTGTACCCATTGACATTACAAAAGGCATCACAAGAGATCAGAGTTCTGCTGTGGCAGATTTCTTGGAGTTCAAAGGAGCTCTCAAGGAGAAGGCTGCTCAAGAGATAGAGAAATTGTGGCAGCTCTTCCTAAAGGTAGATGCTGTTCAGATTGAGATTAATCCTTTGGCAGAAACGAGTGAAGGAGAAGTGATCTCTGTGGATGCCAAACTCAATTTTGACGACAATGCTCAGTTCAGACAGAAGAGAATTTTTGATATGGAGGAAGAGACTGAAGCCGATGCCCAGGAAGTTGAAGCTGCTAAGAACAATCTCAACTATATTTCCATGGATGGGAATATTGGGTGTTTGGTGAATGGAGCTGGTCTTGCCATGGCCACAATGGATATTATCAA is from Phlebotomus papatasi isolate M1 chromosome 1, Ppap_2.1, whole genome shotgun sequence and encodes:
- the LOC129807761 gene encoding succinate--CoA ligase [GDP-forming] subunit beta, mitochondrial; this encodes MSSFALGATFCRQLLAGFKVFRSTGRNLSLLEYQSKQLLDECGVSIQKFRVLAAKNDAGRLSDFQVPEYVVKAQILAGGRGKGHFDNGFKGGVHITRKSDEAVSLADKMLGQKLITKQTPKEGILVRKVMVAKSVDIVRETYLCILMDRDHNGPVLIASPAGGMDIEAVAEETPEKIKTVPIDITKGITRDQSSAVADFLEFKGALKEKAAQEIEKLWQLFLKVDAVQIEINPLAETSEGEVISVDAKLNFDDNAQFRQKRIFDMEEETEADAQEVEAAKNNLNYISMDGNIGCLVNGAGLAMATMDIIKLNGGNPANFLDVGGGVKEDQVLKAFQILLSDTKVKAILVNVFGGIVNCATIANGVVNASKAIDVKVPVVVRLAGTNAEEARNIIVSSGLNLIPATDLDDAATKAVKSLPH